CAGAGCATCGCGCCAAAGCGCCGGGGGTCGGTGTAGCGCAGGGCCAGGCCCGATTCCAGCTCGATATCCACATGCTCATGCTTGGCCGCCGGCAGACCGACTTCCACCAGGCGCAGATTGCCCGACATACCCAAGTGACTGATCAAGGTGCCGACTTCGGCGTTGATCAGCAGGTACTTGGCCCGCCGCTCCACCAGCACGATGCGCTGCCCGGACAGGCGCACATCCAGGTCTTCGGGGATCGGCCAGCGCAGGCGCCGCTCACGCACCACCACGCGGCTGACCCGCTGGCCTTCCAGGTGCGGCGCAATCCCGCGCCGGGTGGTTTCGACTTCTGGCAGCTCAGGCATATTCGTCTCGCGATAAAAAGGTTAGTGCGCGCCCAGCTCGCGGATCGACAACTTCAAGCTCTCGAAGTCGTAGTCCGACAGGCCCACGTAATCCAGGACCAGATGGCCGATGCTCTCCCACTCATGGTCAACCGTCTGGTTGCCCAGTACCCGATAGGACGCGCAGATATGCTCGGCCATTTTCAGGATCGCCAGCAGGTTTTTCAGCGGGCTGTTGCGCGCCGACTCATCGCTGAAAATCGCCAGGGCGTTATGGTGGTTGGCGATGGCGTTGGTCACATGCTCAGGCAGGCGCCAGGACTTGGCGGTGTAATAACCCACCACCGCGTGGTTGGTATGGAACGCGCGGTTCTCGGTGTCGACCACCCGGCAATCAGGCCCGGCCTTGGCGTAGGAATCTTCCAGCACGCTCATGTAGTCCGGGAACCGCTTGAGCATCAGCGGCACGCCACAATCGTGGAACAGCCCCAGGGCGTACGCTTCGTCCACCGCCTGGGAGCCGGTGCGCTTGGCCAGGGTCAGGCAGGTCATCGCCACATCCTGGGCGGTGTCCCAGAATCGGTTGAGGGTGACGATAGTGTCATCGCTCATCTCGCCCTTGATCGACTGGGCGTTGATCAGGTTGACGATGGAGCGGCTGCCCAGCAGGTTGACCGCGCGCTGGATCGAGGCAATTTTGTTGCTCAGGCCGTAATACGGCGAGTTGACGATTTTCAGCAGCGAGCCGGACAGGCCGGGGTCCTGGGAGATCAACCGCGCAATCACCTCCAGGTCCGGGTCGGGCATGTACTGCTCCATCTGCAAATCCACCATGATTTGCGGTTGAGGCGGCACGCTGATGCCTTGCAGGGCCTGTTGGATCTGTTCGGCGGAAAGCTCTTGGGACATAGGTACATACTCTGGGCTAGGCGGCGATTCTAACCCCGATGGGAACCTGACCGACACCTCAAAAGCCGGATTGGAGACCGAAGCAAAATGTGGGAGCTGGCTTGCCTGCGATGGCATCGCTGCGGTGCGACAGACAGACCGAGTCGCCTGGATCGCAGGCAAGCCAGCTCCCACATGTCCGGCGGCGCGGCCAACAACGACACAACACGCTATACTCCCGCTCTTTTTTCCGGAGCGACGTCATGTCCCTGCCAAGCCTGCGTCTCAAAGCCAACGCCGATCGTCGTTTGCGCAACGGCCACCTGTGGGTCTACAGCAACGAAATCGATGTGGCCGCCACCCCACTCCACGGCTTCCAGGCAGGCGACCAGGCCATCCTCGAAGCCGCCGGCGGCAAGACCCTGGGCATCGTGGCCATGAGCCCGAACAACCTGATCTGCGCGCGCCTGCTGTCGCGCGACATCAAGTTGCCTTTGGACAAGTCGCTGCTGGTGCACCGCCTCAACGTCGCCCTGTCCCTGCGCGACCGCCTGTTCGACAAGCCGTTCTACCGCCTGGTCTACGGCGATTCCGACCTGCTGCCGGGCCTGGTGGTCGA
The Pseudomonas hygromyciniae genome window above contains:
- a CDS encoding HDOD domain-containing protein yields the protein MPPQPQIMVDLQMEQYMPDPDLEVIARLISQDPGLSGSLLKIVNSPYYGLSNKIASIQRAVNLLGSRSIVNLINAQSIKGEMSDDTIVTLNRFWDTAQDVAMTCLTLAKRTGSQAVDEAYALGLFHDCGVPLMLKRFPDYMSVLEDSYAKAGPDCRVVDTENRAFHTNHAVVGYYTAKSWRLPEHVTNAIANHHNALAIFSDESARNSPLKNLLAILKMAEHICASYRVLGNQTVDHEWESIGHLVLDYVGLSDYDFESLKLSIRELGAH